A stretch of DNA from Odontesthes bonariensis isolate fOdoBon6 chromosome 5, fOdoBon6.hap1, whole genome shotgun sequence:
GAGCTGTCACACGCAAAAACTATTGAGAGATTTCTACAAAGCTGCACATAAGTGGCCCTAAGAATATAGGTGCAAATTCATTCAAAAAAGACCACAAAGAGATTTACAGAGAGATGAGAAAGATGAGCACAAAAAGCATTATGAAACTGTCTCATTAGTGCTATGTTTCTAGGAGTTCTTGTTCTTTCCTGGTATCCTCCTGGCCTCGCTGACGACAATGGGGAACCCGCTGAGGATATGGTACCAGCTGTGCTGGATGCTGCGTACAGACACAACCTCAAGGTAAAAGGCATCAGcacgttttgtgtgtgtgcatgtgtggaaGAGACCTGAAATCTAGCGAGGAAATAGCCCAAGAGTTGAGGGAATCTGGTTTAAGACCTTATATCCAGGGATATCTTTTTGTCTGTTGTTGCAAGAAAGGActgataattttttttctgctgttttgatCTATTATAAGTCAACATCTGCTTATGGAAAATTAGAATTTCAACTGTAATGCTGCTGAAGGTTTTGAAAGTGTATCAGATAAATCCCTGTAGCCAAAGCAATGCAAAATAAAACATGGAGTTAAACAACACcacaaagaaaaagcaacatTGAAATATGGGTACAAACCATCTAAAAACTAACCTGGTTAAGAGTTTCCAATTGATATAAattcattaattttttttaagtgtgtttttgtggccgGAGTAGAAAACTTGAAGAGTTTACCATATATGATGTGTGTCTTGATCTGAAATAGTGACTGCAAGAAAAACGTTTTGATGTAAAATTAGATACAAGTGTAATTTACCCTGagaggcaaagaaaaaaaaacagtagttacacaacacacactcactctcaaATAAGCAcaattctgtgtgtgtggttaTAATTTAGTAAAAATGCCAAACAAAAATGAAAGCCCAACATCCTGAGAGACTCTGCTGATGCACTAATGAACAACAGATTACCAAAATCAGGAATGATCAAAGGGttatacatatatttacatacatatatacactgTATATATACACGGTTAAATATAGAGATGTCACGAAAAGGAAAAGTCTCAGTCTcttctcaaatacttttttttggtAAAGAAAGAATTCACCGCACTTTTTAAATAAGATTTAAATATCAGATTATAATATTTGATCCTGAATAAAACAGACTACTGTATTATAAATCTCCAAAGGGAAATATATAGTCCTAATTGATTGGTTTTCAACATGAGCTGTAACAATGTCCATGCTAAGGCAGAGTTATATTGTTTGTACCATGTATTTGTCAACTGAAGATCACACAAACTACCTAGCTGAATGTCATGAAATCTGGTGAAGAGGTAGCACGTCGACAAAGGAAGAAATCATTCAGTTTTATTCTCAGACACCAAGGGCTTTCTTTATAATTTAAAAAAGGGCATCTCTGTGACCTTTGACTTGAATGAACTGGGACAGCAGAGTCCTAAAGGTGGACTTTATTTACAAGAGCTACATGAAATGTTACCATCCACATTAAAGCTTTTGTGGAAAGCTAAAATAAGAGGGCCAAGTATAATACTTTGAGGGACTTGTACTACTAAACACAGTAACCCATTTTTGATCTGCGTCCGATgactttaaacaaaaaaaagtaggTTAAACCACATAAATTCACTTACTTGAGTAAAAGGTTGTTGACTTATCTATCTCTCTAGGACCTCCTTTTAACTGGAGCTAGAAAATGGTTATAGTTGCTTCAGAAATACAGGCAGAGAGATTACTGGAATATAATCTGAGTTTCTGACCGACTGACTTTAAACCAGCACAGTGTTGTCAGGTAAAATCTACAAAATCCTTTGGTCAAGAGGAGAATAAGACTTAGAGGTCcataacaagttctgctgctgtttatCCCACTTATGTTAGATTGTTTGTTGCTGCAGTGACCTCTCAAGCATTACAGCATTAAACAGGTCAAAGAGctacagctgctggatcaatTGTTAAATTAACGATGAAGAGGTGtggtgagggggaaaaaacacacaaacatgacaaTTAGGTCTAAAAGTGGCACAATGGAGGAAATAACCGACAGCCACGCTGGTTCCTCTGCACCCTGTCACTGTATTGAAGGCTTGTTAAAGTtttgtaatataatgtaatataattcATGATAGATTATCTccaaacacagacagacagtaTCTTTTGTCATAGAGCTGTCGATCTGATAGATTTTCCCTCTAATTTTTTCCCCTGATATATAAGTAATAAACATGTCATATGTGCATGTTGTAACGAGGAAAAATAAAAGCTACTAAAACTGCACTCTTTGACTAGATCTGAAATGACACATGAAAGAGAAACAAGAATTCTCTTGTTCCAGAGCAGCTGCCATTAATGATGCAGCAGCTGCATTtgcagatgtttattaacgACAAAGCAGCCAGAGGACATGCAAGGGGAAGACAGAAACCGGATAAATGCTGACTAAAAATGAAATGGATGCAATTTGCTTTTTAAACTACCACTGATAATAATTTAAGtaactttcttttaaaaacaaaaatgccaaatatttaaaaaaaaatgcatgccCCAAAATATGAATATTTTCTTCCTCATATGTCATTACAAATTAAAAGTCTTAAGGTTTTGGACTGTTGGCTGAAGAAAATAAGAATTCTAGCTCACCAACTTGAGGACCAAAGTTGATCATTCATTTACAACTCGCTAAAGTTAAAACCAAGCTTATTACAAAGCGTTATTGTGACACAATCCATCGTCCTGGCAGTGTTTGTATCCCGATGTGAAGATGAggttcatttatttttcagcaGCTATGAAACACACACTGGCCCTGTCCTCTCTATAAACAGCTCTGATGAGGGCCAGTGTGTTTGTCAGGCCAGACTGTCAGATTTGATATCACAGttgtttcttctgttttctggCTGCAGGCATAGAAATAAAGTATCTCTTCAAGGGCAAGACAAGAGCGCAGGGATTAGACATGCAACACTGAGCGGATAAGGTTTTACACGTAATGCTGTCAGTAGAGAAGCTAATCGAGGGAATTTGAGGCCATATTTTATTGTCATCTGTGCCACAGCCAGCATGACATTTTCACAAAAAGCATGCAGAAAAGCTGACTTGAAATGCAACAAATCACCTTCATATTCCAGCATCTCATTGAAATAAAAAGACTGTTCATTTCTGTGCTCAATGAAAGCCCGTAGAAAGTCACAATAAGGTTCAGAATGAAACAATTCTATGTACAGCAGCACGTTGGGGGGAAGGTTTTCCAAATCATCCTCTCTCAGTTCTCCTTTTATTCTTTCTGAACagagctacttttttttttgcatgatgTCTCCTCGCATCATTTCAGAAAAATACtgacaaggtaaaaaaaaaacgctgtcTCTGATAATTTGGAACTACTGATGGAATCTAGTGAAAGGCAACCTAAATGGACGGAGGGGTTCCCAAGTGAGACAGAACAAATATTCCCACAGGAGCAGTGGAAACAGTCAAATATTCACCAGAGTTCAAGAAACCCACATATCTGCAGTCTTCCTGCAGTGGCAAAGTGGCTCCCTGCTTTCCTGATAATGCTTGATATAATTAAAGAGCATTTGGTGTTGCAGTGTTAAACTGCTGCAAAGACTTGTTTAATTCTACAGAAAAATATAACTAAAGAAAGCTGAACAAATACTGGAGAGATAAGACAGAGAAAACACCTCAGAGAGTGTGTTATAAGAATTAATGCCAGTTATGTAATTCAAGCTAATTTTCTGTGAGACAGATACCCATCTGTGTGCTCTTTGGTTCCAACCTTTGTCTTTCTTTGACTTGTGCTGTCTGGTTTGTCAAAGCAGCACTCCTCTAAAGGAGGAGGATTACAGCAAGCCTTGCACTCTTCCTTACTGATGAGTGAACTGACTTGTGGCTAGAAGAATCTATTTATGGGGCCAGCCCATAACCAAATATACTCATTATGGTATGAAcatgaaaaataccaaaaattTGCAATGACTGGCTcatacatttttgcttgaaaatgaaTCACTGCTAATCCTTTGTGTCAATCCTGTAATTTATTAGTTCCCTAATTGCTGaggctaaaaaaaaagtcatagtTAGTGTATAAGGTAACATAGATCATCTACAACCCAAATTCCCCAAGAAGttgggacacaaaaaaaccccaaaagcaACTCTCACACCAAACcaacttgtttttgtttacattttacacacaaatgcacatgcCTGTCCAAACTTCTTGTTGCCCAACAATATGTTCTACCAGTTACAACAAACTATAAGCTTATGTTTAAATAGGATTTTATATGATGGACACAGGGAAACCATACCAGAGCTTGGAAATGGTATTTAAGCTATATTTTGATATGGAACTTTAATGCAAATTATCTGACCCATGCAGGCTTGCCATCCCTCGAACAATCCCACACTACATAGCTAAATACACACTGACCCTCTTTGGGTTACTCTACAAAAGAAAGCAATGTACTTTTCATTATATAAGGTGAGCGGTATTTGAGCAGCACCCACACACAACTTCTGCATTGTGGACAACAGAGTCAGATAGCTCATCACATGGAGCCTCCACAGAAGTGCTGCTGCCTGACCTCAGCTTGAACTGGAGCTGAAATAGTCCGTCTGCCCGAGGGAGTGCGGAGGCGGTTTGGTGGGGACACTGTAGGGGGATATTGGTAGCTGGATGCAGGAAGAAAGGAGCAGAGGGGAAATGAGCATCATAGGTCCCATGACTCAGTTTGTGCCTCTGAACAATCTGCACCCTGAGGGGATGTAATGGTTCTATCTTGTAAGTAGGCCATGTCAAATACACTGGGGAATACGGCCTATGGGTGTCCTACGATGGCATGAGCCACAGATTCTTGTTTCCAGATGACGAAATTTAGTCTTACACAGACTTCTGTTGTTGTGTAGGTCCACTGGCTTTGACCATAGAAGTAAAGTGACACTGTTGTATGCAGAAATGTCTCAaactttgttgaaattggtCAAATTGTGGTAAGGGTCCGGACCTTTGTGTTAGTGTTGGCTCTCATGCCCTTTGTGCTTTCTGCATGACATGGCACTAAATTCCCCTCTGCTCAGCATAAATCAtgctgcagttgttcggggctCATGCTGTCACTGTTTATGAGGCACTGAAATGCTTGAACTCTATCTCATTTACTTTTGAATCACCACAGAGTACTGGGCCAGGGTATTAGGAAGATAAGTTTTGTAGTGGTCTAAACTCTGCTCCAGTGAATAGAAAGCATAACAGCTTTGTGTCTTGTGGGTGATCATCATGTGGCGGGTACCCATTTTCTCTCACTTTACTGGGCTGATGCTTCACACAAACTCCTGAGAGTTATGGCTTCATAAACATTCACTCTAAACTGTAATTTAATCATATAACCAAGTCCCATCTTCTTTTCAAGTCAGCATTTTGGAATTAAAGTGCATCTTACTCCATCAAAATGTCAATTTTGTCGCACATAAAAGCACTTTGCATCTCAGTTAGTGGCACAAATGATTTTGTTAGTATGGTCGTGATCCTGGAAGTTTATCTGTATGAATCTAAAGCTTAAGCCTTTTCCAAACATCACTTTAATCCATTAGTATACTTTGAGTCTTGACATAGTGACAGTAGTGCATAAAGGCCACGTTACACAGAAAAACTCCAGTATGTCTGCAGCACAGATTCCTTACAGTACAACAACATACACAACACTTCCAactaaaatggaaaaaaaacagagtgaaaacccCAGGCAAAATTATGGAATCATCCACCTTGTAGGATGTCGagtcagtttttttattttgtcaaaaaatcaAGTCGTTTGCACATGACTGTTTCATTTAACAGATATATATTTTGGCCTTTTAAAACACACCTCAAAAAATGAGATCGTTgtcattttttccattttcttttccagATGAAATAGAGGAAAAGAAAGCATGGACTCCCTCAGGCATAAAGacaaaatgatggaatcaccttgtaatttgcatttctaaaacaaacGTGTGCACATATAGAATAATGCAAATGACTCTGCAGATAAAAGAGAGGAGAGCCCGCAGTGCAAGGAGCTGTTGCACCTGGCAATGGAATGGAAAGGATTATAAAACACCTTCAAAAAAGTTATTCAGCTCAAAGTGGGGCAATAGAGGTTGGATGTTCCTAGTCAGCTGTGTCAAAAAATTTGAAGAATATTCAAACAAAATACGAGCGTTGTTAAAGGGAAACATACGGGTCGGCCGAGGAAGACGTCAAAGAAGGAAATGCAAAAAAtaggaaatgcacaacaaaataggggaaaaacaaacaggcaGGAACAGGATTCAATGTTTGTGACTTTACTGTAAGAAACTGGTGGAAGGGAATGAATTTACATCAAGCAGCCACCACAAACACCGAAACAGAATAAAACGTGGTTACAGTGGAAGAAGAGAAGCTGTTATTGGCTGTGGATGATTTGGATGAAAGTGGTATTCAGTGATGAATCGAATGAAACGTATAAAGATGATTGCATAAAGAAAAGGACTGGCTGCCCGTCCAGGGTGGCTGCCGGgagaggctccagcccccccacaacTCTAAAATGGATGAGGCGGGTACAGGAAATGGACAGATGGATTGGTGGAAGacttaagaaaacaaaaactaaatctgAAATCATTGATGATATGGGGTTGACATCAGGTCATTACCTCTTTAGAAAACCCACAGGCAGGAATTGAAATTTTGGACACTTTTCTCGCTCCATCAATTGAAAGAAGTTTGTTGCGGCTGTCATCCTAGAAAGCCATTTCTCTTCACATTCTTCTCCTCAGATGTTCCCTGCCGGTGAGCTGGTGTTTCACTTTGATGATGCATAATTCAAGGTCACTGAATTCCCTGGCCACCCTTTAAAATATTCAACTTAAGCACCTTTTGTGTACATGTCATTTCAGGTTTTTGCTACCTTTACTACTCTTCAACCCCATCAAATGTAAATGCCTGGTTCCAACAGAACTTTTAAGTGGCTGTTACAAAAGCATCCAAAAGGAGGTCGCTCAGGGTGAAGCGTCTCCTTCAGTGTAGAGGAATTTTTCATGCAaataaaacagagagaaaacatgATAGAACACTGCTGCGCTGGTGACCTCAGTCAGTGTAGTCTttggtttttaaaaacaaagactCTAATAAGGTGCAGTATACTGTTGTCATTCTTTGTTTTAGAGCTACTCAAAGGAAAACTGTGTTACTGGCTTACTTTGCAGAGCACTCTCTACGCGTTACAAGCACAATATCGAACGATTCCCCCTTTACATGAAGTCTCATCTAAGAACAGCTGATTTCAACACATACTCAACAAATCTCTCGGAAGTGCCGACTGTGGTATCCTAGTAACACAATGAGGGAAGACTGACTAACCATGTGTGTGTCTTAATGTTTTTTCTAGGTTGCATTTCACATCCAACATTACAGAGGAAGAAACGACCAGACTGTGCACGacaacataaagtacatcattGACAGGTAAGTGCCTGTCTCGCTGCACTTAATCACTGAGGCAGCTCAAACAGAAAACCATTAAGATTGCATGCATAGCTGAAGAAACAGAGGTTGCAACATTGAAATACTTTTAGGTTGAATTTCTGATTATAGACAGGCAGTTTCATGATTTATGAACGAGTTTTTGAAGTAAAAGCCTTCTTTTTATAGAACTTTTAGTATTGAGGTTGGTATGGAGAGAAGTACCTGTGAAGAACAAAAAGCCAGAGCCTCCGActgatttttttgtgtgtaaaatCTCAGTTGTAAACATTATAAGGTGATAATTAGTGTGTGCACCCACTATTCACAGTGAAATAACCAGTTACCTTCTCTTATGGTTTTTATGGAATTatttattctaaaaaaaaaaaaaatcacaatctGAAAAACCATATGTTCCTAATAAGTTAGGTATTCAAGCTCATATTATTTGTGCCAATGCTAAGCACGTTTGTATCAGAAAACTGAATTATTgggtaaatttaaaaaaaaaaagtacttttaAAGTGCAAATAAAAGTATTTGTCTGCTCAAAATCATATAAAATCAAGCGTCTTAAAACTGAACAAACATACTCAGATAATGCAGCGAGGCATTGAATCCCACTGCTTGTACACACTCAGCTAGACATAAGGCAGGAACACActgagaaaaggctgaggtatgacAAAAGACATAAGAACTGGacagaaaatcagtggcaaTTGAGTAATTAATCTTCCCCAGAgaccggacctcaacattattgatgCAGTGTGGGATAATTTTGacagaacggaacaaaaggcagccaaaatcagaagaagagctttgggatgtccttcaaagagcctggagaactattcctgaagactacttaaagaaataacAAGAAAGctcgtctaagagggttcaggttgacttgaaaaataaagatagtcacaccaaatattgactttcaagctcctcagaattgtacaaactctgttcaTGTCGTATATtttgtatttccatttatgaTGGGACATGTCTCAGTAAATTGTTTAACCCATTTCCACATTTCCCTGGTGATATGCAAAGAAAGGAGGAGCAGCTCAAGATTTTTGCATTAGACTGAGTCAGTTTCCTGTGACACTTGACCACGTATGTGTTTCTTGGTTTGGTCTGTCAGTTCATCATGGCCTTCTCTAAAGCACTGTACAAGACTTAATTCACTGAACATTAATCAATGATTTGTTTCAGTGTTAACTGGCTATGTTTTTAAATACTCTCTTATTGTTGTTAAAGGTATGGAGACCATGGAGCCTTCTACAGGTTTACTTCCAGCACAGGGAAGAGTCTTCCAATGTTCTACATCTATGACTCCTATCTAAGTCCACCAGAGGCCTGGTCTGAATTTTTGACCCCCACCGGCTCCCACAGCGTGCGTGGCTCTGCTTACGACTCCATCTTCATTGCTCTAATTGTGGAGGAGCGTCACAAGCACGACATCCTCGCAAGTGGCTTTGACGGCATGTACTCTTACTTTGCCTCCAACGGCTTCTCCTTCGGCTCTTCTCACCAGAACTGGAAGGCCATTAAGGCTTTCTGTGATGGGAACAACCTTCTCTTCATCCCCAGCGTAGGACCCGGTTACATTGACACCAGCATTCGACCGTGGAACAACCACAACACTCGCAACAGGGTGAACGGCCGCTACTACGAGACAGCCCTTCAGGCAGCACTCAATGTGCGTCCAGATATCGTCACCATAACGTCTTTTAATGAATGGCACGAAGGGACGCAGATAGAGAGAGCGTTGCCTAAAAAAACAGTGACCCGTGTGTATTTGGACTATCTGCCTCATGGACCTGATCACTACCTGGAACTGACCCGCCGCTGGGCCGAGCAGTTCAATAAAGAGAAGGAGCAGTGGCTGATGTGAGCGTCATCGACAAACCGAACCTGAAGCATCTTGCTCGAGTGGAGGTGTGTGTAATCCACATGAAATGTGGAGACTGATCAACGTTTGCGCAGAAGGACGTGGCATGGTGTACTTAGAAGTGTACAGATGCTCATCTGCAAGGCGAGAACATAAGGTAGATGTAGGGAGTTGTTTCTGTAAAGCAGCATTAAAATCGGTCTGTGAAATTCACTTTGAACTTCACAGAACTCAGATGTGCTCTGTAGGCCCGTCTGATCAGTTCTCCTGCCCAACATTCATTTATATGAAATGTGTCACCACCTATTGGTTTCAAGTCCTTCTCTGCACTGAAATACCACATCTAATTACTCATAGTCAGGACACCGACTTTGTCTTGCGACTACAACATGGAAAGTTTGATCCGAGTGTCGTTCTTCCCTTAAGCCAGGTTAAGAGTCTGTGACTGAGGCGCTGTCATGGTGTTTTAAAACTTGCAACTGCTATCTTTTTGCATGACAGTATCTCTATAATCAACATAATTTAAGTTCCTGGTGGACACTTGGATAAGAAGAAAGAAACTACCGCTGGCTGCCTCTCTGAATGGATTTGATTATGATTCTGCCTTCTTTTAAAAGTAAAGGTTCTTTAAAACGGGTGTTGGAGAATCAGTGTGCTCTTTGATGCCATTTCAAGAATACTGATAAGTGTCTGGTCTCTATTTCACACACTGTTAAGAATCAAGCATGAATAAAATCCAGACTCTTTAACACAAAAATATGTCTTAGACGGCCTCTAAAGTACAAAGAAGACAGTGGTACATAAAAAAGGTTTAAATTTAATGAGAATAAACAGCCATTGGACAATCCATTAAAGAAGCATACATCAGGcactttggggaaaaaaaaaaagcaactccAGTTGAACAAGCAAGTAGGCACATGGATTGTCTACATGTTACCGAAAACAGCAAATGTTACAGTATTTTCCAACTTAAAAAGTGATTGCAGTTAATATAAATTGAGAAAATTAACTTAACGTAAATATGGAAGaggtcatttttaaaaaaacggcTTAAGAAAAATAAGAAGTCATTGCAATAGAAGAACTCCCATTCTTTATTCATTCcggtaatgaaaaaaaaaagaaaaaaaaaaagtgctcccTCATTTCCTACCATGAAACCATTTCAATTTAAAATATTGGCaatgaaaacattcttttcTCATATAGGCCCTGTGCTTTACTACTTTattcataaataaatgtgagaGAACAGAAACGTCTTAATCTTAACTCCATCCATATAATAAattaacagtaaaaaaaataaaatatggtcATCCAAAGAATGAGGAACTCCAGGCCTTAAAGCAGCCGCCATCTGTTGTTTAAGACTCGATTTCTTCCTGAGTTCCAGCTTTGCCCAGGAAAGCTGAAATCCATTGAATACATACTAGCCCTGAGTCAAAGCTGGTTGTGCGTCTCAGCGTGTGTTTTGGAGTGTGGATGGTTTAAAGGTCATTCTTCCCCCGAATCCTCTGACAGTCTGTATTTGCACTCCAGCACGTCAAGCGTGGAAGAAAGGGCGCTGAAAACAGAATTAGGGTCATTTCTTGTTCAATGTACTAAGTCCATTTTAGAGCAAGCGTGGGAGCTTTGGTGCAGAAGGGGTCTGAGGCTCAAAGTCGagacagacagaaataaaaacaatgtgacCGAGTGATGATATGACATTTTATCACTGTTGGCAGCCATTTGTGGCGAGACTGCAGTCAACTGAGGTTGCATTTTAGTGTCTGAATTAATGCAAAAGATTGGTTTATATATTGCTTTTGAAAAGGATTTCCTACATTTTATTTAAGAGATTCATAATCTCAGCAGGTGATCCAGTTGTGCACACTTTGAAACAAAAACACCTTACAATTGTTTACAGAATATTCAAAGAAATAGAAATTATTCTAGTGTTGGCCCATCGCAAAGTACAGTATTagagaaaaaataatgaatctAGGTTGGGAACTGGATATTCAATTATTTAGATATTTGTTTCAATTTTAGGATTCCaatatttgctgctttttcttttttttttgatgctGAAATATACAGCATCCCAGGTTACATGCATGACATCCCTCTCATGTCCAGAAGTCAGAGCAGTTCTCTTCACCTCACTGGCGTTAACCActaaagtaacaaaaaaaaagagaaaaacaaagctcCAAACCACAAGTCTAACAGCATTTTAGAGGACTTGGCAGGACTGTGAGGTCTTACTCTCTTCTGTCTGTTTCTCTTCTGCTCAGTTAGTACCCGTGAATAAACTGTTGGCACATGCTCAGTGTTACTCTGACAGAGGAGGTGCAATAAGAGGCAAATAAAAGACTTTCTGCCTCTT
This window harbors:
- the LOC142380271 gene encoding glycoprotein endo-alpha-1,2-mannosidase-like protein codes for the protein MARLRRKACIALFLFTLFIFGTLMGLRTLKPTDGFSDLAPGLELLPMLGGKVDRRSVSRVATAPPDQARPPGSNTKAILSNSGPEGTIFYDIHIFYYTWYGSPYMDGKYIHWDHILVPHWDPKIASSYPRGRHMPPEDIGSSFYPELNPYSSRDPDVLESHMEQIGTSAAGVLVLSWYPPGLADDNGEPAEDMVPAVLDAAYRHNLKVAFHIQHYRGRNDQTVHDNIKYIIDRYGDHGAFYRFTSSTGKSLPMFYIYDSYLSPPEAWSEFLTPTGSHSVRGSAYDSIFIALIVEERHKHDILASGFDGMYSYFASNGFSFGSSHQNWKAIKAFCDGNNLLFIPSVGPGYIDTSIRPWNNHNTRNRVNGRYYETALQAALNVRPDIVTITSFNEWHEGTQIERALPKKTVTRVYLDYLPHGPDHYLELTRRWAEQFNKEKEQWLM